One window of Watersipora subatra chromosome 3, tzWatSuba1.1, whole genome shotgun sequence genomic DNA carries:
- the LOC137390991 gene encoding uncharacterized protein: MLSLATSNIPNVHIEKIGSTVTELLNEQKRLLTDTVQKEHGIDVGGLFPCHGFTRLATQHTRMRYFKEKFNLIESTPIRYNNTARRPFYYVSVLSTLQIMLDSPEIRNVVQFPIFSPDGAIKDCIDADYAQNSDFFADGQKIMVAAYYDDIEVVNPIGSKRKKHKIALFYWTLLNVPPQHRSQLKFIHLFAVAYSADVKEYGVQAILLKFAEEINVLKKDGIEVVNRDGKDIYKGSLLFFIGDTPAANMVAGFKEGVGGAAMKCRTCYGSSQEIIQQFNHTEFRLRDIESHRRHCLLLGPEMPARQRVEYSKRYGINSLSILDKIDGFDVCQCIPVDIMHIVCEGTLPYAIKGFVSRLLENRIISISSLNEHIKNFPYRGDDKKNAPSSLERSCFNGLDTGKIGQSATQTICLGFLLPLILAGHNIEEIPEYRLLLMMVEITSVLLAYSFNKDQITTAATLIKLYLETWVTVYGAHTITPKMHYLVHIPYYIVKFGLPRGTWCLRMEAKHAFFKSLRMRNFKNVPLSLSNRHQLEFCHDWADANVHGVLHHNNAKTKGARTAEDSPEPPEHIQESLGDCTQCCNTITISGFRYSIGDAFRLASDTYGVILQIVANNDYITVFLLEEYKAEWFEARLFAHKLQCTGNFVWRLVSSLPHHHPLYVYKLPPFQPACYIQPRYFSDPEFVDTV, encoded by the exons ATGCTAAGTCTTGCAACAAGTAATATTCCCAATGTACACATTGAAAAGATTGGTTCCACTGTCACTGAGCTGTTGAATGAACAGAAACGATTGTTAACGGATACAGTGCAAAAAGAACATGGAATAGATGTTGGCGGTTTATTCCCCTGTCATGgattcacgcgtctagccactCAACACACTAGAATGCGATACTTTAAAGAGAAGTTCAACCTAATT GAATCGACTCCAATTCGCTACAACAACACCGCTAGAAGACCATTTTACTATGTATCCGTACTATCAACTCTCCAG ATAATGTTAGATAGTCCAGAAATCCGGAATGTAGTACAGTTTCCAATATTCTCTCCAGATGGGGCAATCAAAGACTGCATAGATGCTGATTATGCACAGAATTCTGACTTTTTTGCTGACGGGCAAAAGATAATGGTAGCAGCCTATTATGATGATATTGAAGTG GTGAATCCAATTGGCTCCAAAAGAAAAAAGCACAAGATAG CTCTTTTCTATTGGACGTTACTGAATGTCCCGCCTCAGCACAGATCCCAATTGAAATTCATACACCTGTTTGCTGTGGCATACTCTGCTGACGTTAAGGAATATGGAGTCCAAGCTATCCTTCTAAAGTTTGCCGAGGAAATTAATGTACTCAAGAAG GATGGTATTGAAGTTGTGAATCGGGACGGAAAGGACATCTATAAAGGATCTTTGCTTTTTTTTATTGGCGACACTCCAGCAGCCAATATGGTAGCAGGGTTTAAAGAAGGAGTGGGAGGGGCAGCCATGAAATGTCGGACGTGTTATGGTAGCTCACAAGAGATTATCCAACAG TTTAACCACACGGAGTTTAGACTGAGAGACATAGAGAGTCACCGTCGCCACTGTCTCCTTCTCGGTCCAGAGATGCCTGCTCGGCAGCGTGTAGAATACTCAAAGCGATACGGAATCAACTCGCTATCCATATTAGATAAGATCGATGGATTTGATGTTTGCCAATGCATTCCTGTTGACATTATGCATATTGTGTGCGAAGGAACTCTTCCTTATGCCATAAAGGGGTTCGTATCTAGGCTACTGGAAAACCGAATAATTTCTATATCGTCATTGAATGAACACATCAAAAACTTTCCATACAGAGGAGACGACAAGAAAAATGCACCCAGTAGCTTGGAAAGATCTTGCTTCAATGGACTAGACACCGGAAAAATTGGTCAATCTG CAACTCAAACTATCTGTTTGGGCTTTCTTCTACCTTTAATACTGGCTGGCCACAATATTGAAGAGATTCCAGAATACAGACTGCTGTTGATGATGGTTGAAATTACCTCCGTTCTGTTGGCATATTCGTTCAACAAAGACCAGATTACAACCGCCGCAACGCTAATAAAATTATACCTAGAAACCTGGGTGACCGTATATGGAGCTCACACCATTACTCCCAAGATGCATTACTTGGTACACATCCCCTACTACATAGTGAA ATTTGGTCTTCCAAGAGGAACCTGGTGCTTAAGGATGGAGGCTAAACATGCGTTCTTCAAATCATTACGCATGAGAAACTTTAAGAATGTGCCGCTAAGTCTAAGTAACAGACACCAACTCGAGTTTTGCCATGATTGGGCAGATGCCAATGTGCATGGCGTATTGCATCACAACAATGCCAAAACCAAGGGCGCAC GCACCGCTGAAGACAGTCCTGAACCACCTGAGCACATCCAGGAGAGTTTGGGAGATTGCACACAATGCTGCAACACCATCACAATATCTG GTTTTAGATATAGCATTGGGGACGCCTTTCGTCTAGCTAGCGATACCTATGGAGTAATTCTGCAAATAGTGGCTAACAATGACTATATTACAGTCTTTCTACTAGAAGAATATAAAGCAGAATGGTTTGAAGCTCGGCTCTTCGCTCACAAATTGCAATGTACCGGAAATTTTGTTTGGCGGCTGGTATCTAGTCTACCCCACCACCAtccattatatgtatataaactgcCGCCATTTCAACCCGCTTGTTATATTCAGCCAAGGTATTTTTCTGATCCTGAATTTGTTGATACCGTATGA
- the LOC137390993 gene encoding uncharacterized protein isoform X1, producing MKYLRRLKELVKSVQKNNLPSAAPSVALTLPTPNETASTLGAAVASPPASMPATPRPVVTTPRPVVTTPRPAVSTPSSAVSAISGSPAAEPIASASATAEATVSTPSSSPLFMRELNVPQFTGRETRKMVVQAIGEANWSHSHSRPNYDSVVLKVLRQFPDKSDIFKDASYTEDKDCYKVFKRQLSCSVRNKRSYYAKKQKLDQEPAASVTGDIVVRAEALVVSPSKEKRNLRVQNLDTIPQSAVKEMLRPSLSIRKEAFKNMKDGWSGMVVEWPIYGQEAFLIPELELLLNRDLDLDALGKRAEDLFMAACPKETNPNDSGFEKLVIVIGKRLGDKKMLAETPEHKVSHSLPHLKFGKLCVDGEKLSVSEDPLVLLKLLAVFYIGDIEFGDAKKFGQLLEFTFLGSSTVRKGSKYLSVDKFMEKMKRESRADDE from the exons ATGAAATACCTACGAAGACTCAAAGAGCTTGTCAAAAGTGTtcaaaag aataacttaccaagtgctGCCCCCTCTGTTGCGCTTACACTACCAACACCTAATGAAACTGCTTCAACACTCGGCGCTGCGGTCGCATCACCACCTGCTTCCATGCCGGCCACACCTAGACCTGTGGTTACCACACCTAGACCTGTGGTTACCACACCTAGACCTGCGGTTTCAACACCTTCCTCTGCTGTTTCCGCTATTTCAGGATCACCTGCCGCCGAACCTATTGCTTCAGCCTCTGCCACTGCTGAGGCGACTGTTTCAACACCCTCTAGCTCTCCATTGTTTATGCGA gAGCTCAATGTACCTCAATTTACTGGACGAGAGACCAGGAAAATGGTTGTACAGGCGATTGGGGAAGCTAATTGGTCCCATAGTCACAGCAGACCCAACTACGATAGTGTGGTACTAAAAGTCCTGAGGCAATTTCCAGATAAGAGTGACATCTTCAAAGACGCTAGCTATACCGAAGATAAGGATTGCTAc AAGGTTTTCAAAAGACAGTTATCTTGCAGCGTAAGAAACAAAAGAAGCTACTATgcgaaaaaacaaaaactcgaTCAAGAACCTGCTGCTTCGGTCACCGG GGATATAGTGGTGAGGGCAGAGGCACTAGTGGTTTCTCCGAGCAAGGAAAAGAGGAATTTGCGGGTTCAAAATCTTGACACAATTCCACAG AGTGCGGTAAAGGAGATGCTTCGTCCATCATTGTCTATTAGGAAAGAGGCTTTTAAGAACATGAAAGATGGTTGGAGTGGCATGGTTGTTGAGTGGCCAATTTATGGACAGGAGGCTTTT CTTATACCTGAGCTTGAGCTCCTTCTGAATCGGGACTTGGATTTGGACGCGTTGGGAAAGCGAGCAGAGGATTTGTTCATGGCTGCATGTCCAAAAGAGACTAATC CGAATGATTCTGGATTTGAGAAACTGGTGATCGTGATTGGAAAGCGCCTTGGAGACAAAAAGATGCTGGCCGAAACACCCGAACACAAA GTAAGCCATTCTCTTCCCCACCTCAAATTTGGGAAACTCTGTGTGGATGGGGAAAAGTTAAGCGTTAGTGAGGACCCTCTCGTCCTGCTAAAACTTCTGGCAGTATTTTACATTGGGGACATCGAGTTTGGCGACGCCAAGAAGTTTGGCCAGCTGCTGGAGTTTACCTTCTTGGGCTCCAGCACCGTGAGAAAGGGAAGCAAGTATTTGTCTGTCGAcaaatttatggaaaaaatgaaGCGG GAAAGCCGAGCCGACGATGAGTAG
- the LOC137390993 gene encoding uncharacterized protein isoform X2 — MKYLRRLKELVKSVQKNNLPSAAPSVALTLPTPNETASTLGAAVASPPASMPATPRPVVTTPRPVVTTPRPAVSTPSSAVSAISGSPAAEPIASASATAEATVSTPSSSPLFMRAIGEANWSHSHSRPNYDSVVLKVLRQFPDKSDIFKDASYTEDKDCYKVFKRQLSCSVRNKRSYYAKKQKLDQEPAASVTGDIVVRAEALVVSPSKEKRNLRVQNLDTIPQSAVKEMLRPSLSIRKEAFKNMKDGWSGMVVEWPIYGQEAFLIPELELLLNRDLDLDALGKRAEDLFMAACPKETNPNDSGFEKLVIVIGKRLGDKKMLAETPEHKVSHSLPHLKFGKLCVDGEKLSVSEDPLVLLKLLAVFYIGDIEFGDAKKFGQLLEFTFLGSSTVRKGSKYLSVDKFMEKMKRESRADDE, encoded by the exons ATGAAATACCTACGAAGACTCAAAGAGCTTGTCAAAAGTGTtcaaaag aataacttaccaagtgctGCCCCCTCTGTTGCGCTTACACTACCAACACCTAATGAAACTGCTTCAACACTCGGCGCTGCGGTCGCATCACCACCTGCTTCCATGCCGGCCACACCTAGACCTGTGGTTACCACACCTAGACCTGTGGTTACCACACCTAGACCTGCGGTTTCAACACCTTCCTCTGCTGTTTCCGCTATTTCAGGATCACCTGCCGCCGAACCTATTGCTTCAGCCTCTGCCACTGCTGAGGCGACTGTTTCAACACCCTCTAGCTCTCCATTGTTTATGCGA GCGATTGGGGAAGCTAATTGGTCCCATAGTCACAGCAGACCCAACTACGATAGTGTGGTACTAAAAGTCCTGAGGCAATTTCCAGATAAGAGTGACATCTTCAAAGACGCTAGCTATACCGAAGATAAGGATTGCTAc AAGGTTTTCAAAAGACAGTTATCTTGCAGCGTAAGAAACAAAAGAAGCTACTATgcgaaaaaacaaaaactcgaTCAAGAACCTGCTGCTTCGGTCACCGG GGATATAGTGGTGAGGGCAGAGGCACTAGTGGTTTCTCCGAGCAAGGAAAAGAGGAATTTGCGGGTTCAAAATCTTGACACAATTCCACAG AGTGCGGTAAAGGAGATGCTTCGTCCATCATTGTCTATTAGGAAAGAGGCTTTTAAGAACATGAAAGATGGTTGGAGTGGCATGGTTGTTGAGTGGCCAATTTATGGACAGGAGGCTTTT CTTATACCTGAGCTTGAGCTCCTTCTGAATCGGGACTTGGATTTGGACGCGTTGGGAAAGCGAGCAGAGGATTTGTTCATGGCTGCATGTCCAAAAGAGACTAATC CGAATGATTCTGGATTTGAGAAACTGGTGATCGTGATTGGAAAGCGCCTTGGAGACAAAAAGATGCTGGCCGAAACACCCGAACACAAA GTAAGCCATTCTCTTCCCCACCTCAAATTTGGGAAACTCTGTGTGGATGGGGAAAAGTTAAGCGTTAGTGAGGACCCTCTCGTCCTGCTAAAACTTCTGGCAGTATTTTACATTGGGGACATCGAGTTTGGCGACGCCAAGAAGTTTGGCCAGCTGCTGGAGTTTACCTTCTTGGGCTCCAGCACCGTGAGAAAGGGAAGCAAGTATTTGTCTGTCGAcaaatttatggaaaaaatgaaGCGG GAAAGCCGAGCCGACGATGAGTAG
- the LOC137390993 gene encoding uncharacterized protein isoform X3 translates to MKYLRRLKELVKSVQKNNLPSAAPSVALTLPTPNETASTLGAAVASPPASMPATPRPVVTTPRPVVTTPRPAVSTPSSAVSAISGSPAAEPIASASATAEATVSTPSSSPLFMRKVFKRQLSCSVRNKRSYYAKKQKLDQEPAASVTGDIVVRAEALVVSPSKEKRNLRVQNLDTIPQSAVKEMLRPSLSIRKEAFKNMKDGWSGMVVEWPIYGQEAFLIPELELLLNRDLDLDALGKRAEDLFMAACPKETNPNDSGFEKLVIVIGKRLGDKKMLAETPEHKVSHSLPHLKFGKLCVDGEKLSVSEDPLVLLKLLAVFYIGDIEFGDAKKFGQLLEFTFLGSSTVRKGSKYLSVDKFMEKMKRESRADDE, encoded by the exons ATGAAATACCTACGAAGACTCAAAGAGCTTGTCAAAAGTGTtcaaaag aataacttaccaagtgctGCCCCCTCTGTTGCGCTTACACTACCAACACCTAATGAAACTGCTTCAACACTCGGCGCTGCGGTCGCATCACCACCTGCTTCCATGCCGGCCACACCTAGACCTGTGGTTACCACACCTAGACCTGTGGTTACCACACCTAGACCTGCGGTTTCAACACCTTCCTCTGCTGTTTCCGCTATTTCAGGATCACCTGCCGCCGAACCTATTGCTTCAGCCTCTGCCACTGCTGAGGCGACTGTTTCAACACCCTCTAGCTCTCCATTGTTTATGCGA AAGGTTTTCAAAAGACAGTTATCTTGCAGCGTAAGAAACAAAAGAAGCTACTATgcgaaaaaacaaaaactcgaTCAAGAACCTGCTGCTTCGGTCACCGG GGATATAGTGGTGAGGGCAGAGGCACTAGTGGTTTCTCCGAGCAAGGAAAAGAGGAATTTGCGGGTTCAAAATCTTGACACAATTCCACAG AGTGCGGTAAAGGAGATGCTTCGTCCATCATTGTCTATTAGGAAAGAGGCTTTTAAGAACATGAAAGATGGTTGGAGTGGCATGGTTGTTGAGTGGCCAATTTATGGACAGGAGGCTTTT CTTATACCTGAGCTTGAGCTCCTTCTGAATCGGGACTTGGATTTGGACGCGTTGGGAAAGCGAGCAGAGGATTTGTTCATGGCTGCATGTCCAAAAGAGACTAATC CGAATGATTCTGGATTTGAGAAACTGGTGATCGTGATTGGAAAGCGCCTTGGAGACAAAAAGATGCTGGCCGAAACACCCGAACACAAA GTAAGCCATTCTCTTCCCCACCTCAAATTTGGGAAACTCTGTGTGGATGGGGAAAAGTTAAGCGTTAGTGAGGACCCTCTCGTCCTGCTAAAACTTCTGGCAGTATTTTACATTGGGGACATCGAGTTTGGCGACGCCAAGAAGTTTGGCCAGCTGCTGGAGTTTACCTTCTTGGGCTCCAGCACCGTGAGAAAGGGAAGCAAGTATTTGTCTGTCGAcaaatttatggaaaaaatgaaGCGG GAAAGCCGAGCCGACGATGAGTAG